In the Streptomyces fradiae ATCC 10745 = DSM 40063 genome, one interval contains:
- a CDS encoding N-acetylglutaminylglutamine amidotransferase, whose translation MCGLSGEIRFDGGRPDLEAVRRMNDRLAPRGPDGEGLWSHGPVALGHRRLKIIDLSERGAQPMGDRDGADATVTGVFNGCLYNYRELRGELRRLGHRFVSTSDTEVLIKAYLQWGTACVDRFHGMFAFALRDHRDGRLVLGRDRLGVKPLYLSAAPGRLRFASSLPALLAAGGVDTAVDPVALHQYLTWHATVAAPRTILRGVTKLPPATVRVVEPDGTHRDHRYWQPSYTRRPEHRGMTTDEWRDAVLEALRVAVRRRMVADVPVGVLLSGGLDSSLIVALLAEEGQRDLATFSVGFESGGGEEGDEFRYSRLMAEQYGTGHHELMVPSTEVSGALDAAVAAMSEPMVSHDVIAFHLLSRQVAEHVKVVQSGQGADEVFAGYHWYPKLAVPERERAAEAYAQAYFDRTHADLARMVQPGMLPGADVSGRFVHEHMAAPGAETALDAALRLDTHVMLVDDPVKRVDNMTMDWGLEARVPFLDHELVELAAACPPELKLAHGGKGVLKEAGRKLLPAEVVDRPKGYFPVPAIKHMAGPVLERVRDALHAPEARGRGIFREEYVARLLAAPDEHRTRRGANGLWQVALLELWLQKHGIG comes from the coding sequence ATGTGCGGTCTGAGCGGCGAGATACGGTTCGACGGCGGGCGCCCCGACCTCGAAGCGGTACGGCGGATGAACGACCGGCTGGCACCGCGCGGCCCCGACGGCGAGGGCCTGTGGTCGCACGGCCCCGTCGCGCTGGGCCACCGCCGGCTGAAGATCATCGACCTGTCGGAGCGGGGCGCCCAGCCCATGGGCGACCGCGACGGCGCCGACGCCACCGTGACCGGCGTCTTCAACGGCTGCCTGTACAACTACCGGGAGCTGCGGGGGGAGCTGCGACGCCTCGGTCACCGCTTCGTGTCCACCTCGGACACGGAGGTGCTGATCAAGGCGTACCTCCAGTGGGGTACCGCCTGCGTCGACCGCTTCCACGGGATGTTCGCGTTCGCGCTCCGCGACCACCGCGACGGCCGGCTCGTCCTCGGCCGCGACCGGCTCGGCGTCAAGCCGCTGTACCTGTCCGCCGCGCCCGGCCGGCTGCGGTTCGCGTCCTCCCTGCCCGCCCTGCTCGCGGCCGGCGGCGTGGACACCGCCGTCGACCCGGTCGCCCTCCACCAGTACCTGACGTGGCACGCGACCGTCGCCGCGCCCCGCACCATCCTGCGCGGGGTCACCAAGCTGCCCCCGGCCACGGTCCGCGTCGTCGAGCCGGACGGCACCCACCGCGACCACCGCTACTGGCAGCCGTCGTACACCCGCCGCCCCGAGCACCGCGGCATGACCACGGACGAGTGGCGCGACGCCGTGCTGGAGGCGCTGCGCGTCGCCGTGCGGCGCCGCATGGTCGCCGACGTCCCCGTGGGCGTGCTGCTCTCCGGCGGCCTCGACTCCAGCCTCATCGTGGCGCTCCTCGCCGAGGAGGGGCAGCGCGACCTGGCCACGTTCAGCGTCGGCTTCGAGTCGGGCGGCGGCGAGGAGGGCGACGAGTTCCGCTACTCGCGGCTGATGGCCGAGCAGTACGGCACCGGCCACCACGAGCTGATGGTGCCGTCCACCGAGGTGTCGGGCGCGCTCGACGCTGCCGTCGCCGCGATGTCCGAGCCCATGGTCAGCCACGACGTGATCGCGTTCCACCTGCTCTCCCGGCAGGTCGCCGAGCACGTCAAGGTGGTGCAGAGCGGCCAGGGCGCCGACGAGGTGTTCGCCGGCTACCACTGGTACCCGAAGCTCGCGGTGCCCGAGCGGGAGCGCGCCGCCGAGGCGTACGCGCAGGCGTACTTCGACCGCACGCACGCCGACCTCGCCCGGATGGTCCAGCCCGGCATGCTGCCCGGCGCGGACGTGTCGGGCCGGTTCGTGCACGAGCACATGGCGGCGCCCGGCGCCGAGACCGCCCTGGACGCGGCGCTGCGGCTGGACACCCACGTCATGCTCGTCGACGACCCGGTCAAGCGCGTCGACAACATGACGATGGACTGGGGCCTGGAGGCCCGCGTGCCCTTCCTCGACCACGAGCTGGTGGAGCTGGCCGCCGCCTGCCCGCCGGAGCTGAAGCTCGCCCACGGCGGCAAGGGCGTCCTGAAGGAGGCCGGGCGCAAGCTGCTGCCCGCCGAGGTCGTGGACCGGCCCAAGGGGTACTTCCCGGTGCCCGCGATCAAGCACATGGCGGGTCCCGTCCTCGAGCGCGTGCGCGACGCGCTCCACGCCCCCGAGGCCAGGGGGCGCGGCATCTTCCGGGAGGAGTACGTGGCGCGGCTCCTCGCGGCACCCGACGAGCACCGTACGAGGCGAGGGGCGAACGGCCTGTGGCAGGTAGCGTTGCTGGAGCTATGGCTGCAGAAGCACGGCATCGGCTGA
- a CDS encoding carboxylate-amine ligase, whose protein sequence is MTLAVGVEEEFHVLEVETGMLVPRAGDVLQGLPKGRFTTELLQSIVESNSGVHTTMDSLWADLTRSRARLGGSAAGSGLAVVAAGTVPLTDGEAGRVTPDRRYRHMVSEYRRIADEQLICGTHVHVDVPDRDTAVRMMCMISPWAPVLLALSASSPFWAGADTGYASWRTMLWQRWPTAGPAGCFADAAAYDAAVNELIASGVVTDPGMIYYDLRPSDHQPTLELRVCDSSPNAETVVLVAAVFRALVMRATARLAAGGAPKCDGRHEWLRAATWRAARSGLEGDLIDPVSRRPAPAARVVRTMLARLRPELEACGDWQTVRELTEKALADGSPAHRLRRVAAREDLLACVDELIALTRGPGGRAGHAHAAAPRPGAGTAAGMTAGTPAGTAPEAALRAVGPARRGPVEPIGG, encoded by the coding sequence GTGACACTGGCTGTAGGAGTGGAGGAGGAGTTCCATGTCCTCGAGGTGGAGACCGGAATGCTGGTGCCACGCGCCGGGGACGTGCTCCAAGGGCTGCCGAAGGGCCGCTTCACGACGGAGCTGCTGCAGTCCATCGTCGAGTCGAACAGCGGCGTCCACACCACCATGGACTCCCTCTGGGCGGATCTGACCCGCTCCAGGGCCCGGCTCGGCGGCAGCGCCGCGGGCAGCGGCCTCGCCGTCGTGGCCGCGGGTACGGTGCCGCTCACGGACGGTGAAGCGGGCCGCGTCACCCCGGACCGGCGCTACCGGCACATGGTGTCCGAGTACCGGCGGATCGCCGACGAGCAGCTGATCTGCGGCACCCACGTCCACGTCGACGTACCGGACCGCGACACGGCGGTCCGGATGATGTGCATGATCTCGCCCTGGGCGCCCGTGCTGCTGGCGCTCTCCGCCAGCTCGCCGTTCTGGGCGGGCGCGGACACGGGGTACGCGAGCTGGCGCACGATGCTCTGGCAGCGCTGGCCCACCGCGGGCCCTGCCGGCTGCTTCGCCGACGCCGCCGCCTACGACGCGGCGGTGAACGAGCTGATCGCCTCGGGCGTCGTCACCGACCCCGGGATGATCTACTACGACCTCCGGCCCTCCGACCACCAGCCCACCCTGGAGCTGCGCGTCTGCGACTCGTCGCCGAACGCCGAGACGGTCGTGCTCGTCGCGGCGGTCTTCCGCGCCCTGGTGATGCGGGCGACCGCGCGCCTCGCCGCGGGCGGGGCGCCGAAGTGCGACGGCCGCCACGAGTGGCTACGCGCCGCCACCTGGCGCGCGGCGCGCTCCGGCCTGGAGGGCGATCTCATCGACCCGGTCTCCCGCCGCCCGGCACCCGCCGCGCGTGTCGTCCGCACCATGCTGGCCCGGCTGCGCCCGGAACTGGAGGCGTGCGGCGACTGGCAGACCGTGCGCGAGCTGACCGAGAAGGCCCTCGCCGACGGCAGCCCTGCGCACCGGCTGCGCCGCGTCGCGGCCCGCGAGGACCTGCTGGCCTGCGTGGACGAGCTGATCGCGCTGACGCGCGGCCCCGGCGGCCGGGCCGGCCACGCGCACGCCGCCGCGCCCCGGCCGGGCGCGGGGACGGCCGCCGGGATGACCGCGGGTACGCCGGCGGGGACGGCCCCGGAGGCCGCCTTGCGGGCGGTCGGGCCCGCGCGCCGCGGCCCCGTGGAGCCCATCGGCGGCTGA
- a CDS encoding glycosyltransferase: MTAGSRGDVAPYTGLGAGLVRAGHEVTLAAHGVFAPLVAGSGVRFHPLPVDPRAELRSGRGRRLGGARTGAGRLLRLAAMARAAADEMTASLVEAARHADVLLVGGALGPLGYALAEGLSVPSVGLHLQPLHPTREFPPPILGARSAGPRADRLGGLAVAAAAGAVSAGPVRALRRRYGLRASGAWAAHRARERGGWPVLHGFSELVVPRPRDWRAGLDVAGYWWPHETERRLPDAVEAFLAAGPAPVFVGLGSATVPDPGRVGRRLVRAVRAAGLRGVVQRGWAGLAADGADMLVVDEVPHALLFPRMAAVVHHAGAGTTGAALRAGVPSVPVPVQFDAAFWASRLVALGAAPAAVPLRGLTAVALADALRRATAADSYRVRAGELAAGLAAEDGVVPVLAALERSAR; this comes from the coding sequence ATGACGGCGGGGTCGCGCGGCGACGTGGCCCCGTACACGGGTCTGGGCGCGGGTCTCGTGCGGGCCGGACACGAGGTGACGCTGGCGGCGCACGGGGTGTTCGCCCCGCTGGTGGCCGGCTCCGGGGTGCGCTTCCACCCGCTGCCGGTCGACCCGCGGGCCGAGCTGCGCTCGGGGCGCGGCCGACGGCTCGGCGGCGCCAGGACCGGGGCGGGCAGGCTCCTGCGGCTGGCGGCCATGGCACGGGCCGCCGCCGACGAGATGACCGCGTCGCTGGTGGAGGCGGCCCGGCACGCGGACGTGCTCCTGGTCGGGGGTGCGCTGGGCCCGCTCGGGTACGCCCTCGCGGAGGGCCTGTCGGTGCCGAGCGTGGGGCTGCACCTCCAGCCGCTGCACCCGACGCGGGAGTTCCCCCCGCCGATCCTGGGGGCGCGGTCGGCGGGCCCCCGGGCCGACCGGCTGGGCGGGCTGGCCGTGGCCGCCGCGGCCGGGGCGGTGTCCGCCGGTCCCGTGCGGGCGCTGCGGCGCAGGTACGGGCTGCGGGCGTCCGGCGCCTGGGCGGCGCACCGGGCGAGGGAGCGCGGCGGGTGGCCCGTGCTGCACGGTTTCAGCGAACTGGTGGTGCCCCGGCCGCGCGACTGGCGGGCCGGTCTCGACGTGGCCGGGTACTGGTGGCCGCACGAGACGGAGCGGCGCCTGCCCGACGCGGTGGAGGCGTTCCTGGCGGCCGGGCCGGCGCCCGTCTTCGTCGGGCTGGGCAGTGCGACCGTGCCGGATCCGGGGCGGGTCGGCCGCCGCCTGGTGCGCGCCGTGCGGGCGGCGGGGCTGCGGGGTGTCGTGCAGCGCGGCTGGGCGGGGCTCGCGGCGGACGGCGCCGACATGCTGGTCGTCGACGAGGTGCCGCACGCGCTGCTGTTCCCGAGGATGGCCGCCGTCGTCCACCACGCGGGGGCGGGCACCACGGGCGCGGCGCTGCGGGCGGGCGTGCCGAGTGTGCCGGTGCCCGTGCAGTTCGACGCGGCGTTCTGGGCGTCGCGGCTGGTCGCACTGGGCGCGGCGCCCGCGGCCGTGCCGCTGCGCGGGCTGACGGCCGTCGCCCTGGCGGACGCGCTGCGCCGTGCGACGGCCGCCGATTCGTACCGCGTCCGGGCCGGGGAGCTGGCCGCCGGGCTCGCCGCGGAGGACGGGGTGGTCCCGGTCCTCGCGGCCCTGGAGCGGTCGGCCCGCTGA
- a CDS encoding phosphoketolase family protein, whose product MGKDAMPESTPQPGGVPSGDAPSGGELPREVLSGEELAALDAHWRAANYLSVGQIYLMGNPLLREPLKPEHIKPRLLGHWGTSPGLNLVHTHLNRVIRRHGTDALCVWGPGHGGPAVLANSWLEGSYSETYPDVSRDEAGMARLFRQFSFPGGVPSHVAPETPGSIHEGGELGYSLAHAYGAAFDNPDLLVACVIGDGEAETGPLAASWHSGSFLDPVHDGAVLPVLHLNGYKIANPTVLARLPEAELDELLRGYGYDPLHVSGDDPTLVHQAMASAMDTAVTRIRHIQRTARTGAAPGGSSAPGGTGARPRWPVIVLRTPKGWTGPAEVDGVPVEGTWRSHQVPLPGVREDPAHRRQLEEWLRSYRPEELFDEHGAPRDRVLACVPDGERRLGSTRHANGGLLVRELPLPPLERFAVAVERRGATRHEPTRVLGDLLRAVMSATADRRDFRLVGPDETASNRLQAVYGASGKAWQERVLPVDEHLDRHGRVMEILSEHTCQGWLEGYLLTGRHGLFSCYEAFVHIVDSMVNQHIKWLKTARALPWRAPVASLNYLLTSHVWRQDHNGFSHQDPGFVDHVLNKSPEVVRVYLPPDANTLLSVADHVLRSRDYVNVVVAGKQPCFDWLSLDEARAHCARGAGVWEWAGTEDGTREPDVVLACAGDVPTQEVLAAAALLRRHLPELAVRVVNVVDMTRLMPREEHPHGMPDREYDALFTRDRPVVFAYHGYPWLVHRLAYRRAGHPHLHVRGYKEMGTTTTPFDMVVRNDLDRYRLVMDVIDRVPGLAPRAVAVRQAMADVRTRHHAWIREHGTDLPEVADWTWEG is encoded by the coding sequence ATGGGGAAGGATGCTATGCCGGAGTCGACGCCGCAGCCCGGAGGGGTGCCGTCCGGAGACGCGCCGTCCGGCGGTGAGCTGCCCCGGGAGGTGCTGTCCGGCGAGGAGCTGGCCGCGCTCGACGCGCACTGGCGGGCCGCCAACTACCTGTCCGTCGGGCAGATCTACCTGATGGGCAACCCGCTGCTGCGCGAGCCGCTGAAGCCGGAGCACATCAAGCCGCGGCTGCTCGGGCACTGGGGGACCTCACCGGGGCTCAACCTCGTCCACACCCACCTCAACCGGGTGATCCGCCGCCACGGCACGGACGCCCTGTGCGTATGGGGGCCCGGCCACGGCGGACCGGCCGTGCTCGCCAACTCCTGGCTGGAGGGCAGCTACAGCGAGACCTACCCGGACGTCAGCCGGGACGAGGCGGGCATGGCCCGGCTGTTCCGGCAGTTCTCCTTCCCCGGCGGGGTGCCGAGCCACGTGGCCCCGGAGACGCCCGGCTCCATCCACGAAGGCGGCGAGCTGGGCTACTCCCTCGCGCACGCCTACGGCGCCGCCTTCGACAACCCGGACCTGCTCGTCGCCTGCGTCATCGGCGACGGCGAGGCGGAGACCGGGCCGCTCGCCGCGTCCTGGCACTCCGGCAGCTTCCTCGATCCCGTCCACGACGGGGCCGTCCTGCCCGTCCTCCACCTCAACGGCTACAAGATCGCCAATCCGACGGTGCTCGCCCGCCTCCCCGAGGCGGAACTCGACGAACTGCTGCGCGGCTACGGGTACGACCCGCTCCACGTCTCCGGCGACGACCCGACGCTGGTCCACCAGGCGATGGCGTCCGCGATGGACACGGCGGTCACCCGCATCCGGCACATCCAGCGCACGGCCCGCACCGGCGCCGCGCCCGGCGGTTCGAGCGCTCCCGGCGGGACCGGCGCGCGGCCGCGGTGGCCCGTCATCGTCCTGCGCACGCCCAAGGGGTGGACCGGCCCCGCCGAGGTGGACGGCGTCCCGGTCGAAGGCACCTGGCGCTCCCACCAGGTGCCCCTGCCCGGCGTCCGGGAGGACCCGGCGCACCGGAGGCAGCTGGAGGAGTGGCTGCGCTCGTACCGCCCCGAGGAGCTGTTCGACGAGCACGGCGCCCCGCGCGACCGGGTGCTCGCCTGCGTACCGGACGGCGAGCGCAGGCTGGGCTCGACCCGGCACGCCAACGGGGGCCTGCTCGTACGGGAACTGCCCCTCCCGCCCCTCGAACGCTTCGCCGTCGCAGTGGAGCGCCGCGGCGCCACCCGGCACGAGCCCACCCGCGTCCTCGGCGACCTGCTGCGAGCCGTCATGTCCGCCACCGCCGACCGCCGCGACTTCCGGCTCGTCGGGCCCGACGAGACCGCCTCCAACCGCCTCCAGGCGGTGTACGGGGCCAGCGGCAAGGCGTGGCAGGAGCGCGTCCTGCCCGTCGACGAGCACCTCGACCGGCACGGCCGGGTCATGGAGATCCTCTCCGAGCACACCTGCCAGGGCTGGCTGGAGGGCTACCTGCTGACCGGCAGGCACGGGCTGTTCTCCTGCTACGAGGCGTTCGTCCACATCGTCGACTCCATGGTGAACCAGCACATCAAGTGGCTGAAGACCGCCCGCGCCCTGCCGTGGCGCGCCCCCGTGGCGTCCCTCAACTACCTGCTGACGTCCCATGTGTGGCGGCAGGACCACAACGGCTTCTCGCACCAGGACCCCGGCTTCGTCGACCACGTCCTCAACAAGAGCCCCGAGGTCGTCCGCGTCTACCTGCCGCCGGACGCCAACACCCTGCTGAGCGTCGCCGACCACGTGCTGCGCAGCCGCGACTACGTCAACGTCGTGGTCGCCGGCAAGCAGCCCTGCTTCGACTGGCTCTCCCTCGACGAGGCCCGCGCCCACTGCGCGCGCGGCGCCGGCGTGTGGGAGTGGGCCGGCACCGAGGACGGCACGCGCGAGCCCGACGTGGTCCTGGCCTGCGCCGGGGACGTGCCCACGCAGGAGGTCCTGGCGGCCGCCGCGCTGCTGCGCCGCCACCTGCCCGAACTGGCGGTGCGGGTGGTCAACGTGGTCGACATGACCCGCCTCATGCCCCGCGAGGAGCACCCGCACGGCATGCCGGACCGGGAGTACGACGCGCTGTTCACCCGCGACAGGCCGGTGGTCTTCGCCTACCACGGCTACCCGTGGCTGGTGCACCGGCTGGCCTACCGGCGCGCGGGCCACCCGCACCTGCACGTGCGCGGCTACAAGGAGATGGGCACCACCACGACCCCCTTCGACATGGTCGTCCGCAACGACCTCGACCGCTACCGGCTCGTCATGGACGTCATCGACCGCGTGCCCGGCCTCGCCCCGCGCGCCGTCGCGGTACGCCAGGCCATGGCCGACGTGCGCACCCGCCACCACGCGTGGATCCGGGAGCACGGCACCGACCTGCCGGAGGTCGCCGACTGGACCTGGGAGGGCTGA
- the ppk2 gene encoding polyphosphate kinase 2, whose amino-acid sequence MDHSEEERETPEGLLDGLTVDSSRPEQPILLDAAGEPIETWRENYPYARKIRRAAYERRKRVLQIEMLKLQRWVRETGQRLVVICEGRDAAGKGGTIQRFTERLNPRGARVVALDKPTEKEAGQWYFQRYVAHLPSAGEIVFFDRSWYNRAGVERVMGFCTDDQYRLFLRQCPAFERMLVEDGILLVKFWFSVSRAEQRTRFAIRQVDPVRQWKLSPIDLESLDRWDDYTAAKVEMFRATDTHHAPWTVVKSNDKRRGRLEAMRSLLWRFPYDRKDELVIGEPDPLIVGAADTLLESGEERADLSPTPLAHPAGRPGVHPDGPEDGADGPHDGPDGPDAPEDGPDGSEDGRPDGPEDGPAGEHSPGQAPAP is encoded by the coding sequence GTGGACCACAGCGAGGAAGAGCGGGAGACGCCGGAGGGGCTGCTCGACGGGCTGACCGTCGACAGCAGCAGGCCCGAGCAGCCCATCCTGCTGGACGCGGCCGGAGAACCCATCGAGACCTGGCGGGAGAACTACCCGTACGCGCGGAAGATCCGGCGCGCCGCCTACGAGCGGCGCAAGCGGGTCCTCCAGATCGAGATGCTGAAGCTCCAGCGCTGGGTGAGGGAGACCGGCCAGCGCCTGGTCGTCATCTGCGAGGGACGGGACGCGGCGGGCAAGGGCGGCACGATCCAGCGGTTCACGGAGCGCCTCAATCCCCGTGGCGCCCGCGTGGTCGCCCTGGACAAGCCCACCGAGAAGGAGGCCGGCCAGTGGTACTTCCAGCGGTACGTGGCCCATCTGCCCTCCGCCGGTGAGATCGTCTTCTTCGACCGGTCCTGGTACAACCGCGCCGGGGTCGAGCGCGTCATGGGCTTCTGCACCGATGACCAGTACCGGCTGTTCCTGCGGCAGTGCCCGGCCTTCGAGCGGATGCTCGTCGAGGATGGCATCCTCCTCGTGAAGTTCTGGTTCTCCGTCTCCCGCGCCGAGCAGCGGACGCGCTTCGCCATCCGGCAGGTGGACCCCGTACGGCAGTGGAAGCTGTCGCCCATCGACCTGGAGTCGCTCGACCGGTGGGACGACTACACCGCCGCCAAGGTCGAGATGTTCCGGGCCACCGACACCCACCACGCCCCGTGGACGGTCGTCAAGAGCAACGACAAGCGGCGCGGCCGCCTGGAGGCCATGCGCAGCCTGCTGTGGCGGTTCCCCTACGACCGCAAGGACGAGCTGGTCATCGGCGAGCCCGACCCCCTGATCGTGGGCGCGGCCGACACCCTCCTGGAGTCGGGGGAGGAGCGCGCCGACCTGTCCCCGACGCCCCTCGCCCACCCCGCCGGGCGCCCCGGCGTCCACCCGGACGGACCGGAGGACGGCGCGGACGGACCCCACGACGGTCCGGACGGACCGGACGCACCCGAGGACGGTCCGGACGGATCCGAGGACGGTCGTCCGGACGGACCCGAGGACGGCCCGGCAGGGGAGCACTCCCCGGGCCAGGCCCCCGCCCCCTGA